The window ATTCTGGTCTAGTAATATGAGTTTGAGGCCTGATAAGCGTAACTGGGATGGATGTGCTTCCCTGCTTTTCACTGCTTCCCTGTGTGCAGGTGTAAGCAAGCAGTTGGATTTCAGTTAGTTCTGATTGATTTTTCAGGAGGGGTGCAGGTACAACGTCATGCACGTTGCTGCCAAGGAGAACCAGCCTGCTATCTGCCAGCAGTTATTGGAGACTCTGGAAAATCCTGACTTCATGCGGCTCATGTATCCAGATGACGACGACACGATGCTAAGGAATCGCATCCGGTACATCGTTGACCTTTACCTCAATACACCGGATAAAATGGTGAGACTTGGGATGTGGGACAGTTCCTGATGCCTGTGAAAGCTaccagaaggaaacagaagggagaagaaaagagggaagggaCCATTTTAGCAAAAGATAGCTGGTCATGGGTTTTGTGGGTTTTAACAGTCGTTGTTCCACAGTGCTATGGGAAAGGATCTGTTATGAGCCCTGTTTGCTTACTTACCCtagcttcaaaacaaaacatacgGTGCTGATTTTATGGTGTTTTCAAATACATGTgaattctttctctttaatgTCACAGGGATTTGATACTCCTTTGCATTTTGCCTGCAAGTTTGGGAATTTGGATGTGGTTAATGTGCTTACCTCACACCCGGCTATTGTAAAAAACTCAAGGAATAAATATGATCAAACTCCAGCAGAAGTAAGTCTGTCCGTGTCCACAACAAACTCAAATGCCAAAGCAGGGTTTTTCAACTTTGAACATTCACAGACTGCTTCTTTCACAGGCTGAGCTGCCAGTGCCATGCTCAGAGTGAAAATCTCTGGGaacattgcaaatattttgtgttgATTATCTCTAGAGCAAAGTTCTGGATGTTAGCATTCACTGCTTTGTGTTTATGGTCCCTCTTTTATGGATAAGTGTGTATTTCGTGGTCAGTTACACTCTGAGTTAAAAGAACTGGATGAAATGGGTGAAGGCCAATAGTGTGGCTGTTGAGAAATACCTTGCAGTTGATTGGAAATTGatgtcttttgttttattagTAAAACACTAATATTTTATTAACAGGTAGTTTGTGAGAGAAGCAAGAATAAATCTGcagaattgaaagaaaaactgagagaGTATTTGAAAGGTCAGTATTCAGTTTAAACTACATCAGGCATGTGACATACTCTGTCAGActctcagtgttttctgttggttttcttcAGCATTCCTGTCCATAAGAGATGCTGCTGTACAGTACTGTAAAAATCAGAGAAGCTCTAAAACGGACTGTGTCTTTTAAATTATGTGGTTGGTACTCATGCTGTATGGATTGCAGGGTTTTCCTCATAGCTCTCTGTAACATAGGCATTATTTTATTCAGCATGGCTccagcagaaaacatttctcctaaagcaaacagaagaccTCCACGGTCCAGAGGTTCCTTGGTCATGTTTGATGTCCATGTGGTTTCCCTGACATGAAGGTCTTCCCTCTCTGTCACATGCAAGTTTGGGCATCTGTAAAACAGGCTTTGAAGCTGAGTGAAAATCCTTTAGAAACTGTTGTATGTATCAGTGCatgtatttttgcatttgaGACAGAAGGGAGCCTGGACTAGGATCTGCAAGCAGCCaataaacactgaaacagtGAATTTGAATTATATTTGAGTTTTACCGATAAAGTGAAGTCAGATTAAGGTTAAGTATACAGGTGTATTGATCTTCTAGGAGGAAAGAGCAAGCTGATGGAAGATCAGCTTAAGAAAGCTGGGTATTGTTTTATTCCAGGTCGATACTATGTGCCACTCCTGAGAGCAGAAGACAACTCCTCAGCTCCTGTGATCGGGGCGCCGTGGTCACCAGATCAGACAGATGAAAGTCCCCAGGCAGCTTTGTCCAAGTACACGGGCAGCCCCAAAGATCCCGTGTTGTCCATACGAGCTTTCGCAGGCCCCATGAGTCCCTCCAAGGTAAGGAGCTGAGGAGAACTTCGTGTGACGTCGGTGCTGTTTAGTGAAGGTGGAGCTGTGGATGGGGTCAAAAAAATTCTTGGTCTCCTTTCTGGAATGTTTGAAGCACTTCAGCTTTACTTACTGAATTCATGTGGACgtttttttctaaatggaaaTAGTGGCAAGCAAATAGTAGATATTGGATAGTTCTAGAAGAGTTGTGCTTGTATAGTagaaaacagtcttttttttttttcaggtggaACACTGGAATACCAGTTATATGTGTTGTAAATCAGTAGGCACTTAGTGAGTCATTTGCTTAATATGAGCACGTGGGCAGTAGGGCAGCTGCAGGTACAGTGGGAGCATGAGATGTCGTGTGATGTTTGAGCTCTTCCAGGTCTGAGTTTCACTGCAATGCttactgtgttcttttcttctaaagATGCTCTTTGGTCAGTTTTCTGTTCACCTGACAGAAATGTGAACATGTTTTATACTCTGAAAAAATTTGTATGTTGTGTAAGTAAGGCATTACTTTGATTGCTGGCAGATACTTCTGATGTCTGAACATAAAGGCATAAAGCTTGGGAGTTTGCAGAAATCCCTTTATTCCCTTTAGGAATTCAAACAGCAGGAACATGTTACAGTAACTGATTCCAGTCTGTGGAACCAGCAGTATGTATATTAGAACACCTTTGTGCCTTGGAAAGTACTGACCAGGAGAGTGTGTGTCATGAAATGAAAGTGCAGTGTTGTAAGATATGCCTCTTATTTCCCACTGCACACAAATGAAAACCAGTTAGACTTCATATCTAGCCAGGTTGCTTCGAGGTGGTTATATATCATTGTCATTCTTCTAATAAGCAAGCAGTTACAAGACCACAGAAGTAAGGTATGAGATGTATCAGTAAACATACAGGGAGGAGTATCTGCCTTTAGATCCCTGGTGAGACTTCTGTAGCGAGAGTTGAGCAATACCAGTGGCAGAAGCTGAGTCCGAGCACAGCAAAATGTTTTCTAGAGCTGTAGGGAAGCATTTAGCATTGATTAACTTCCATGTTGGGGCAGAGTTGGGTgggtttttaaaaatcatttctttttttaaaggctgaaGAATTTCGCAGGCTGTGGAAGACTCCACCCCGAGACAGAGCTGGCTTCTTTCACAACGTCAGGAAATCTGATCTGGAAAGAGGTGTTGAAAGAGTTGGAAGGTATCTAATGGAGTATCAGCACAGAAAATTAACAGagtaattaaaagcaaaacaagtgtGCTGAGTTGCATAATAAAATACACTCTTTAGGCAAATAttgctggaaatattttatgaagtatATTGCAGTTGGATTTTTACTGCACTTCTGTCTAAACAGAATAGTTCAGGTAAAAACATGGGACCTGGTTTGGCTGTCCAGCTTTGGAagtaaaaagatatttaaattgTTACTGATGATATGTATAGAATGTTTTTCAAGTTCAAATCCCAGGAGATTTAAAGCTATGCACTGGGTACTTCCCCTGTTAAAAGGTAGCTGAATGGAAAGTTCCCAATGCAAATGTTCTGCTTTACTGAACTGTGTTGCAGTGTCCGTGCTGTTGAAATGCTTTGTatcagcagcacctgcagaaaACATACCTTGCTATAAGTGCcctgcatttcttcctttaagTCAGCCTTTGCTCCCTCCTACTTTCTTCCattcccaattaaaaaaaagctactgAATGGAGTCTTGTTCAAATTTTGCCTACATCAGTGTGGATTCATCTCTGTCTGATGTCTGGATACAATCAgattaaaaacagcaatatgTACACTGCTAAatgtaaaaacaagaaaaaaatggaaaactggTCTAGAAAAAGTAGATTACAGCATGCTTGGTACCCATGTGTGTGTGTcaactgtgtgttgttgcagaCTGTTGATTGTTGCAGAATTCTGTTGCCTACTTGCATATTTATATTCCTGCTCGTAGCTGATAAAATGTGTTCAGAAAGTTATTGTCAAAATAATATTCATGTCTTCACAAATGATtcgttttattttatttattgcaggGAGTTAGCTCATGAACTGGGGTTCCCGTGGGTTGAATACTGGGAATTTCTGGGCTGTTTTGTTGATCTGTCTTCCCAGGAGGGGCTGCGAAAATTAGAAGAGTACCTGAGCCATCGGGAAATGAGCGAAAAGGCTCAGCAAGAAACAGGGGAAAATGAAACCTGCAACAGACACAAAACGCCACATCCTTCTGGTAAGGACAGGGCAAATGTTACAAACAACAGGGTGTACCTAGGGAGAAGAGGGAGGGGAGAAAGCACCGTGTCCAGGGAGACTGTTCACCTGTTGTGGTTGCTGTTGTTCATCTGTTATCCTAGCGGTCTGATTATATTGTTGAAAAAGTAGCTAAGGACAACATGGATGTGGGAGAATTAGAACAGCTCTCAGAAGATGTCCTTTATGTGATTGTAGCCCCTAAGTGAAATTCCTGTAAGAAGACCTCTCTACTTGCAGTATATTTTTCACTCAAAGCATTTGGAAATTCCTTGGTAGAGCATGGAATTTTGTAATCCACAGATACTGAATAAGTaactttttcttaaaacagaataataatCCTTTAAACTTTGTGGTGAAAGGTGTGTATTTGTTCCCACTTTACTTGATGGGAGTTGCAAGTCTTTTTACACATTACTCTTATTATTTCCAGGCAAGAGTAAAAAGTGCTGCAATTCTATTTCTGTTGGAGCGTTTTTGGATGAGGATGATGATGACATGAGCTTAGAAGAAATTAAGAACAGACAAAACGCAGCACGGAATAACAGCCCACCTGTTGTGCTGAAGGAACCCAGCATTGATGCTATTGGAGATGCTGAGTGTGAAATCTTGTCAATGGAGCACACCAGAAACATCATAGAAACATCAGCTCAGCCCAGGCACTACGAGAAGGGGGTTTCTTCCAGCAAAAATGGATTTTGTAACCCTGTGGCCAGCGAAAGGATAATTGGTGACAGAAAGCATGTGCATGACGGAGAAGATTGCCTTGTGTCACCTGTTTGCAATTTAATGTCAGAATTTGAAAGCTTAACATTCCAGCCACAAGCAGGTGCAGGAGAATCAAATACCATCAGTGAAAGAATTAAGAATGAGAGAATTCTGCCTGAAAGAACAAGCCAGGTTAGAATACCCAAGGACTGGCTGGATAAGTCCTGCTATGCAGCTTCACCAGCAAGTTCTTCTGAGCCAAGCGTTACAGGGAAACCTGGAGAGACCAAGCTAAGGACAGAATATAAAATGCAGTCAGGAAGGGAAAGATTGTCTGTGGATTCTGGAATCCAGCCTAATGAGGCACAACAGTCTCAAGAACCTGCCCAGAAATTTCTGTTGAAGACTTCACCGGCAAACGACAACtctacaaaattatttctgcttggGTACGTATTATTTCTGCCCTGTGTTCCGTATATGCAAAATGAGATACTTACTGTAATGTCATCACCAGCAAGGTTAAAATCATGTGATACTAAGCAACAACTCATTTATTAAGTACTCCAATGTTTGTACAGTAGCCACATAGTTCTCTTGCAGTTACTGACCTAACTCTAGCTAAAACACAAGGAGCAGAAGAATCTCTTTGTTTCCTAGTTACAGTTGCAGCAGACTGCTGTTTACCATTCACCTGACGGGCTTGGAACCTTGTGGAGAGCCCGACTTAGATTAATACAGTGTTCACCACTCTTGGCATGTCCTCAGATTACATGttcagaggtgttttttttttctttaaatgaggCTGCTGCATAATAATGGGCAGTCATTTACTTCTGGGTCTGCTGAGAAGTGTTCCTAGGGAAGCTAAGGAAGTTCAGAGAGGAACATTGCcgatttgtttgcttttattagaATAAGAAGTGCTTTGGAATTGGGATGTCACTGCCTGGACAAAGGTGTAGTTCTCCTTTCATCTGGTTCTGTGTTATTCTAGGGAGCGTCCATCAAAGCTGGACAGTGACGTCTTGGCAGCTATCGAAGCAGTACAGATCGATTCCCAGAAGTACCCTGCCATTTACAGATGGAAACACGAGGTGCAGTCCTACACTTCAGCTGACAGGCAAAGGTATTTCTGCAAAGTCAAACAAATGAgctgaaatattgttttcagtGGGTTAACTGCAGAACAGCTTCAACAGTTTGGATTTCAGGCCTCACTACTCACAAAAACCTCATTAGGAATACTGAACTGCATTAGCTATAGGTGTGCTTCAGTAATTAGCACAATATTTTGGCTGGTATCTGTTAATAAGGAAAGTTCAGTGGTTCAGTCAAAATTCCTCAGAGCATGCTGCAGTTCCTGGTAACCTCAGCATCTCTGTACAGGCTACGCAGACAGAAAGCAAGGCTTTCAGTAGCAcaagtgttttctctttggcCAAGGTGCCAAGTTGCTGATTTATTAATTAGGTCCAAGGAAGGATTCATGCAGTATCAGTGTTGGTAATTCCATTGTGGATGCAATGCAGTAATATTGTACTGTTTTCAGGGGCTGATGTGCAGGGGGATGttcattcagtattttcatgCATCTTATTTTACATTCTGTGACCCTATTCCAAAGGAATGAATAATGTCAACTACAGAATGTGGTCAGTTTTTAGAAAGAATGTCACTGTAAGCTACACAAATAATGGTAACAGTAGTTGGTGTGCCTGAATAGGTACTGTGcacatttatacattttattttgagtgCAGTTGCTGTGGGGTACAGATGAGGAGCAGGAGAAGCTGCGTGTGTGCCAGGCACctggaaacaaacagcagcttctgGCTGTGTTTCAAAGAGCACACTGAAATAGAGCCATTAAGTGGTGGTGGGAGAAAACATCCATTTCCAATGGGGTAGAGATAGGCAGTTATTTCTTATGCCTGGTTGATGCAGTGTCCTTTTACCACTCCTTCACTTTACAGAGTCAAATTCTCTTGTTCCCCACCTGCTGTGATTAATTTTATGAAATAGGCTAATTAATAggcttctttttcattcttactCCAATGTCTGAGAGGTTCAACGCGTTCTTCTAAAGTGCTCAAACTGCATGCAAGACTTTTAGGTGTAATCACTGTTCTATCACATAACAATGTTTAAAAACTATGCCTTGAACTAATTATTTGACAGTGCCAAAGCTTGCTCTGTCAGCTCCTTCATTGTACAGTGGTACCTCTGCCTAAAGCACAACACAAAGACCAGAGCCGTCTGATAAAAGTAATTCAAAAGGTTTTAAATTAGCTGCATACGTACGTATTAAAAACCTTAATATATTTGTTGTATCCACCTTATCTTATTACCTGGGTGGCAGCCACCACAAGGAGAATTTGACAAAAGAAGGTGGGGAGAGAAATCATACCCACGCTGGTAGCTCTGGCACTGAGCCACGGTCAGCTTTGATCCTGAAGCCTTTTCCTGAGATGCTTCACAAATACACACCTATTTCTTAATGGCCATTTTGGAGCAAATTGCATCTCACTCGTTAAGCAACACGTCTCAATAAGTGGCACATTCTGTGctgtctcttttccttctcaaacCCAGCTACGACCCGTTCTGGTTGTTCTCtgcttgtgcatttttttctaagatttCTGCAAGGGATTCTGAGGAAAATGACTGCTCTTCTTTTTGCCATTCGTAACGCAAAATgactttgtctttctttcagcTGGCCAAGTCCATCACTAAAGGGAAGATTCAGGTCCCAAAGCGCAACTGCTGGCCCACCAAATGCTTCAGTGTATTCTAGTCCAGGAAGAAGCAGTCCCATGACGGGAAGTCCGGGGAGCCATAGCAATGCTGCCTCGTTCTCTCCAGATCTGGGGAGCCCTGGCCGCTACAGTCCTGCCTGTGTCAACCACTCTGTGTTAAAACTGCGTTACTTTTCAGAGCCTCCTGCCCACTAAACTACGTTTCGTTTTCCTGAAACTTTAATTGAATTTTCTTTGTcagagtgaaggaaaaaaactacAATGCTACTCAAGTGACACGAGGTTTGCACTCGGCTATTTATTTCTCCTCAATTGAGGACAAATGTATGTTACAAAAACTGAATATATGTCTTTATGTCATATAGGAGATGACAGATTCCTGGTGATATGCAAGAAGTTAGTGAGGTCAGTGCAGTTGTCCAGTAGCTATGGCTTTTCCCTTCTTGCCCCCAGGGCAATGAGCTGAACCTTGTCTGAGAGCTGGTGGCATTTCACTGTCACCTGCTGTCGTTAGCACAACGACCTCATTAGCCCTCAGCAACTTTTCTTTGCTTGGGTAGGCTGAAGGAAGCACATCAGTAAAACCCTACTAGAAACCTTACTAGAAGAAACTAAGGGCAAGATGTAAAATGTTCTTCTGCTTACAGGGGGGATGTGCAACTGGAAAAGCCTGCAACAAAGCCTGGGTGGTGACAGCGTTCCAGTGTGGGGTACCAACGTGGGACCCTTCAACATAGCCAGAAAGGAGGTGTTTCAGCCAGCAGGCTGATGGAGACAGttgaatacacacacacacaaatatatatgcacacatactTCTAGATGTATGCATGTATTTACACAGCAAACCTTGAGTCTTAACCTGAGACTGTTAACATGATGTAATGAGTGTTTTAGTCAAAGGGCACTGTAGAAATACTGGTAATCCTTTCAGTGGTAGcttgaagatttaaaaaaattaaaagtagtTGCTTTTTCCCCACAAAAGCTTTTCTCGTTTGCAGAACATAATAATTAGTTATTAAAAGCACATCAGCAATAATTTCAGCAAGTTTACCAGTAATGTACCTTAATGGTGTAGTCTGCAATGCAGTACAGTGCTCTCCAGTGACTCATGATACAGTTCCTCAGTTCCCAGCTGCTAAGAGAGGACTACAGATACTGGCCTACGCATCTGAGCTGCCACTGTGTCTCCAGGCCGGACGTGGGAACCCATTTCTGTTATTACTTCTTTAGCCTCCTGAAAGAATCACTCATTTTGGCTGTACACTGCTGAAGTTTCAAAACTCAAAGggagctttctgttttttttaaaaaaaaaaggcaaccaGTCTTATCCTCACATCCTAAAACTAACtagaaaaattaattacaacCTGCCAGCGGCGTGCTAGTTAAAAGGATGGGTTGGGATTCACTGGTGCCACAGAGTAGAAGTAACCTTGGACTTTGTAACCTAACTGTACACCTAAGGAGACAGTAACTGCAGGCAGGATGCCATCGTGCAGTGCTGGGTCACTGGGGCTGACCCACagaggcagggcagcaggagccaCACGCTGCCACGTTCTGTggccagcacacactgcagcagctgtcccATACACCCTTAAACAGGGTCCTTATTTGGTAGAAACCTAAAAAATGCACTTAGTGCTTTTGCAAGCTTAACAGTGCCTTTTGtaacatacatttttaattacacttttgttcttttaaaagtgaagaCGTGTCATCCACTCACTTACTTACAGTGGGGCACaaaagttttttcttctgaaatttctaAATTGAAGATATTTTAATGTCTCTTTCTAAGTTTATTTGGTGCAACAGGTCGACACTGTGGAAAAACATTCCTATtttagaaattaattatttaaaagaactTACTGAGATTCTTCTTTATATTATAAGTCTTTTTTCAATGATCTGGACATCAGGAAGAGCCATTTTATCAGAGGACTGCCCTTCAGTGGTACTCCTGGCACCCAGCTTGGCTGTGGGGTCATTCCTGAGCAGATACTTAAGAAAAAACATACTCTACGACATAGCTAACTGACTGCTCAGCATTCTGTTGTTGTTTGAGGTCTCTGTGCTCTCCAGGTGCTTTTGCAGGGCCCACAGTCCTACAGCTTTAGTTTTAAAAGGTTTGGGAGGGGTttggttatttttaatga of the Lagopus muta isolate bLagMut1 chromosome 17, bLagMut1 primary, whole genome shotgun sequence genome contains:
- the ANKLE2 gene encoding LOW QUALITY PROTEIN: ankyrin repeat and LEM domain-containing protein 2 (The sequence of the model RefSeq protein was modified relative to this genomic sequence to represent the inferred CDS: deleted 2 bases in 1 codon), coding for MPRGRVAARRALQRCMARRGAGRRAGSREAAEVPCPEAGVCARRAPGRGMERWAGAAGGGGGWGWGPLWDGGWGRWPAWELLAACALIGAVGWLLRLLDGRTGGRGAPPEGLRCPTPRGEAERARRGRPGQITMDAILSRLKQLSPDELREEVVRAGLKCGPVTSTTRFIFEKKLAQFLLEQQGTLEGEGSAWSEGAAGSDPSDGTHTALKTTAVNHNHHGSVSEEVDFGYCVGLNPPEEEAVAHMNCSAPACGAGHAGSQGSAQTPSRDPPLYYGVCPVYDDILARNERIHVYEDKKEALQAVKMIKGSRFKAFSNREDAEKFAKGICDYFPSPSKSSLCLSPMKTGSLNRDGLCSLEMETANKERANSYKSPRTQDLTAKLRKAVEKGDVSTFSELIWSNPRYLIGSGDNPTVVQEGCRYNVMHVAAKENQPAICQQLLETLENPDFMRLMYPDDDDTMLRNRIRYIVDLYLNTPDKMGFDTPLHFACKFGNLDVVNVLTSHPAIVKNSRNKYDQTPAEVVCERSKNKSAELKEKLREYLKGRYYVPLLRAEDNSSAPVIGAPWSPDQTDESPQAALSKYTGSPKDPVLSIRAFAGPMSPSKAEEFRRLWKTPPRDRAGFFHNVRKSDLERGVERVGRELAHELGFPWVEYWEFLGCFVDLSSQEGLRKLEEYLSHREMSEKAQQETGENETCNRHKTPHPSGKSKKCCNSISVGAFLDEDDDDMSLEEIKNRQNAARNNSPPVVLKEPSIDAIGDAECEILSMEHTRNIIETSAQPRHYEKGVSSSKNGFCNPVASERIIGDRKHVHDGEDCLVSPVCNLMSEFESLTFQPQAGAGESNTISERIKNERILPERTSQVRIPKDWLDKSCYAASPASSSEPSVTGKPGETKLRTEYKMQSGRERLSVDSGIQPNEAQQSQEPAQKFLLKTSPANDNSTKLFLLGERPSKLDSDVLAAIEAVQIDSQKYPAIYRWKHEVQSYTSADRQSWPSPSLKGRFRSQSATAGPPNASVYSSPGRSSPMTGSPGSHSNAASFSPDLGSPGRYSPACVNHSVLKLRYFSEPPAH